From Nilaparvata lugens isolate BPH chromosome 7, ASM1435652v1, whole genome shotgun sequence, one genomic window encodes:
- the LOC111057185 gene encoding cuticle protein 19.8 isoform X2, whose amino-acid sequence MAIFYKGLSVLLCSLVTVQAGYPAIPGAGVLPGAGVLPGAPVPPGLPGAPIPPGYPDPSSDYSFNYQVADPVTGDTKDQQEIRRGDVVEGRYSLIQPDGSLREVTYTSTPQAGFNAVVKTTPGVAPPNGPLGPSGVPVAPASLIKGPGAYAVSPVAGVAPGAYAVPPVAPVVPAAVKPVIPPVAPVVPPVNPYLANPAATAYPRVPAYPYAGVGAPGAYPGAYPGAYPGAYAGYAATGYPYNNYATAGYPGAYPYAGYGGAYPGAYPYARPNYPVPYHKK is encoded by the exons ATGGCTATCTTTTACAAG GGTCTCTCAGTCCTGCTGTGCTCTCTGGTGACAGTTCAAGCAGGATACCCAGCAATTCCTGGAGCAGGAGTATTACCGGGAGCAGGAGTATTACCAGGAGCACCAGTTCCTCCAGGACTTCCCGGCGCTCCCATTCCACCAGGATATCCTGATCCCAGTTCGGATTACTCCTTCAACTACCAGGTAGCAGATCCAGTCACAGGAGACACCAAGGATCAACAGGAAATTCGCAGAGGGGATGTTGTGGAAGGAAGGTACAGTCTGATCCAACCTGATGGATCTCTGAGGGAAGTGACCTACACCTCAACACCTCAAGCCGGCTTCAATGCTGTTGTTAAGACCACACCAGGCGTAGCTCCTCCCAATGGTCCTCTGGGTCCCTCAGGGGTTCCAGTTGCTCCAGCTTCGCTCATCAAGGGACCAGGCGCCTATGCGGTATCTCCTGTAGCAGGAGTTGCACCAGGCGCCTATGCAGTACCTCCTGTAGCACCAGTTGTTCCTGCTGCTGTCAAGCCAGTTATTCCTCCGGTTGCACCAGTTGTTCCACCAGTCAACCCCTACCTAGCCAACCCAGCTGCAACAGCCTACCCCAGAGTACCTGCTTACCCTTACGCAGGGGTTGGAGCACCAGGAGCATACCCAGGAGCATACCCAGGCGCTTATCCAGGAGCATACGCTGGTTATGCTGCTACTGGTTACCCCTACAATAACTATGCTACAGCTGGTTATCCTGGTGCTTACCCCTATGCTGGATATGGTGGAGCCTATCCTGGAGCCTATCCCTATGCCAGGCCAAATTATCCAGTGCCATACCATAAGAAATAG
- the LOC111057187 gene encoding cuticle protein 7 → MAFIQTSVVVLALAVLGHAQYLSAPLAEPSRDYAFGYQVADPITGDVKSQSEVKQAGVVQGEYSFIQPDGSLRQVTYAAAPGTGFNAVVKTIPGAAPPNEPIVKAAVAPAAYPAIARAAYPAAAYPAAAYPYTSAAYPYHHGTYPYAYSAYPYAAYPGYNRFY, encoded by the exons ATGGCTTTCATCCAG ACCAGCGTCGTAGTGCTCGCCCTAGCAGTGTTGGGTCACGCTCAGTACCTATCCGCACCGCTGGCCGAGCCAAGCCGCGACTACGCCTTCGGCTACCAGGTGGCAGACCCTATCACCGGAGACGTCAAGAGCCAATCAGAGGTGAAGCAGGCCGGAGTTGTCCAGGGCGAATACAGCTTCATCCAGCCGGACGGCTCTCTGCGTCAGGTCACCTACGCTGCTGCCCCAGGAACAGGATTCAACGCTGTTGTCAAGACCATCCCCGGCGCTGCCCCACCCAACGAGCCTATCGTGAAGGCTGCCGTCGCTCCAGCTGCCTACCCGGCCATCGCTCGCGCTGCATACCCAGCAGCTGCATACCCGGCAGCCGCTTACCCCTACACTTCAGCTGCATACCCCTACCATCATGGTACCTACCCCTATGCCTACTCGGCCTACCCCTACGCCGCCTACCCAGGCTACAACAGGTTCTACTAG
- the LOC111057184 gene encoding cuticle protein 7 has product MAYTQVFALLLAAVAVSGQYYQNPGYYNPGYYNQGYYNPGYYNAAPAVAEPSRDYAFNYQVADPVTGDFKEQQESKHGDVVEGSYSLVEPDGSVRTVQYTAAPGAGFNAVVSKSAASAPVAPAAPAYKAPVAAPVAASYPYAYRGYPYAAAPYY; this is encoded by the exons ATGGCTTACACTCAG GTTTTCGCTCTGCTGTTGGCAGCTGTTGCCGTTTCTGGCCAGTACTACCAGAACCCAGGTTATTACAACCCAGGTTACTACAACCAGGGATACTACAACCCAGGTTACTACAACGCCGCTCCCGCCGTCGCTGAACCAAGCCGTGACTACGCCTTCAACTACCAAGTTGCTGACCCAGTCACTGGTGACTTCAAG GAACAACAGGAGAGCAAGCACGGAGACGTCGTTGAAGGCAGCTACTCCCTGGTTGAGCCCGATGGTTCAGTGAGGACCGTCCAATACACAGCCGCCCCCGGCGCTGGCTTCAACGCTGTTGTTTCCAAGTCTGCCGCCTCCGCCCCTGTTGCTCCCGCCGCCCCCGCTTACAAGGCCCCAGTTGCCGCCCCTGTTGCCGCCTCCTACCCTTACGCTTACCGTGGATACCCATATGCCGCCGCTCCTTACTACTAG